A single region of the bacterium genome encodes:
- a CDS encoding response regulator, protein MNGKTNHKAKIMVIDDEEDILDMVKLILEEAGFDVLPMLSGHEALQLIYREKPNLILLDIMMPDLDGLELLKILKIEETTAGIPVVMLTAKVEARDKMAALRDKAADYICKPFQPQDLVDRVKAVLGKGK, encoded by the coding sequence ATGAACGGCAAGACCAATCACAAGGCCAAGATCATGGTGATAGATGATGAAGAGGACATTCTGGACATGGTCAAGCTGATCCTGGAGGAGGCCGGGTTTGATGTGCTGCCTATGCTTTCCGGCCACGAAGCCCTGCAGCTGATATACCGGGAAAAGCCGAACCTGATCCTTTTGGACATCATGATGCCCGATCTGGACGGGCTGGAGCTGCTGAAGATACTCAAGATCGAGGAAACGACCGCCGGGATCCCGGTGGTGATGCTGACCGCCAAGGTGGAGGCACGGGACAAGATGGCGGCCTTAAGGGACAAGGCGGCGGACTACATCTGCAAGCCTTTTCAGCCCCAGGACCTGGTGGACAGGGTAAAAGCCGTGCTGGGAAAGGGGAAATGA